CCGTCCCGTTCCTCATCGCCACTCTCATCGTGGTGGTACTGTCCATCCAACCTCCACCGCGAAACGCTTTTTGTGTTCCAGTTGCTGGCCCCTGAGGATTTCGATCAGGCGCCGTCTTGTAGTAACCCTGGTCATACCAGTCGGACACCCATTCAGCCACGTTCCCCATTGTTTGATAGAGTCCGTAGGGACTCACCGAGTTTTCATACTTGTCCACGGCGATGATGGGTGGGTACATCAGTGATCGTTCAGGCCGATCCCGCACGGGTCCAGAAAGCCCCGTCCTTCCGAAGTTCGCCCGGCTCAATCCCGCGGATTGACTCCCCCAGGGATTCATTCTTCCGTCTTCACCTCGCGCCGCCTTTTCCCATTCCGCCTCAGTCGGCAGCCGCTGCCCAGCCCACTTGCAATACGCATCGGCGTCGTGCCACGTCACGTGCATGATCGGATGGTGCGCCATAGCCTCTTGGAAATTTCCACCGTCGTAGCGCCAATCCAACTGGGGATTGCGCCCGGTCGCGAGAATGAATTTCAGATAGTGAAGATTCGTGACCTCGTACTTATCGATCGCAAAGGCATCGAGATACACGCGCCGTTGCGGAATCTCGCCTCGATAGGCTAGGCGATCCGTCTTCTTATCGCTGCCCATCAGAAACTCTCCCGCGGGCACCACAATCATTTCCCCTTTCGTCTTCCAGTTGGCCACCCGTTCCATGGCCAATTTCTTCCCGGATTCCGTCCATTCCACCGTGATGTCTTGTGTATCGAGTCCCCATGCGACATGAGACATGCTTGCGATGACACCGGCCATGATCACGACCAGACTGGCCCTCCGCCATACTCGTCCACTTGCTTCTCTCATCATGCGGCCTCCTTCTTGAAGAATAAAGTTCTTTACGTAGCGTCCGTCACTCCGAGAGCCGCATCACCGTCGGTGCGGTACCATCTCGGCCGATATTCGATGCTTCACCATTTACATGGTCTCCAGACTGCGCACAGCGAAACCCCGTCAAGTAACTCTCCCGATCAGGCGGACCACCATTGCGGCCGGCGGAGCGGGCAACCTCCGGGTCTTCGTTCCAAGACCCTCCACGAAAGACCTTGAGTTCTCCGGTCGTGGGCCCTTGCGGATTCTTGTCGTGACCATGCCGGTAATACTCCGGATCAAACCAATCCGATACCCATTCGCTGACATTACCGGCCATTTGATACACGCCGTACGGACTGGCCCCTTTGTCATAGCGATTGATATTGGCGAGCGGTGGGTACTTGAATCCTCGCTTCGACCCAGGGTGGGCAATATTACTCTTGATCCAACCTGCAGGCTCATTCCCCC
This portion of the Candidatus Nitrospira nitrosa genome encodes:
- a CDS encoding formylglycine-generating enzyme family protein, which gives rise to MMREASGRVWRRASLVVIMAGVIASMSHVAWGLDTQDITVEWTESGKKLAMERVANWKTKGEMIVVPAGEFLMGSDKKTDRLAYRGEIPQRRVYLDAFAIDKYEVTNLHYLKFILATGRNPQLDWRYDGGNFQEAMAHHPIMHVTWHDADAYCKWAGQRLPTEAEWEKAARGEDGRMNPWGSQSAGLSRANFGRTGLSGPVRDRPERSLMYPPIIAVDKYENSVSPYGLYQTMGNVAEWVSDWYDQGYYKTAPDRNPQGPATGTQKAFRGGGWMDSTTTMRVAMRNGTDPNTKINWLGFRCAKSVTEEPSSVRTSQVHYVTSSVESAR